The following are from one region of the Amycolatopsis sp. QT-25 genome:
- a CDS encoding TIGR03842 family LLM class F420-dependent oxidoreductase, whose amino-acid sequence MDFGIVLQTDPPAGDLVRLMKAAEDQGFRYGWTFDSCVLWQEPFVIYSQILAATSSMIVGPMVTSPATRDWSVLASTFATLNDRYGNRTVCGIGRGDSAHRVVGLPPSTLATVRDCMHVVKELAEGREVLLRDKPVRIPWIRNGRLEMWMAGYGPKALKTVGEHADGFILQCADPAIARWTIGSVREAARAAGRDPAGITICLAAPAYVGDDLAHQREQLRWFGGMVGNHVADLVARYGDSGPVPPELTDYIRERQGYDYAHHGRAGNPSTDFVPDEIVDRFCLLGPSSAHVERLQELASLGVDQFALYLMHDQREETLKRYGSEVIDR is encoded by the coding sequence ATGGACTTCGGGATCGTGCTCCAGACCGACCCGCCCGCAGGCGACCTCGTGCGGCTGATGAAGGCGGCCGAGGACCAGGGTTTTCGCTACGGCTGGACGTTCGACTCGTGCGTGCTGTGGCAGGAACCGTTCGTCATCTACTCGCAGATCCTCGCGGCGACGTCGTCGATGATCGTGGGCCCGATGGTGACCAGCCCGGCCACCCGGGACTGGTCGGTGCTGGCGTCGACTTTCGCCACGCTCAATGACAGGTACGGCAACCGGACGGTCTGCGGGATCGGCCGCGGCGACTCGGCGCACCGGGTGGTCGGCCTGCCACCGTCCACTTTGGCCACCGTGCGCGACTGCATGCACGTGGTCAAGGAACTCGCCGAAGGCCGCGAAGTCCTGTTGCGGGACAAACCGGTGCGGATTCCCTGGATTCGCAACGGCAGACTCGAGATGTGGATGGCGGGATACGGGCCGAAGGCGCTGAAGACGGTCGGCGAACACGCTGACGGCTTCATCTTGCAATGCGCCGATCCCGCCATCGCCCGGTGGACCATCGGTTCGGTCCGTGAGGCCGCCCGCGCGGCCGGGCGGGATCCGGCCGGGATCACGATCTGCCTCGCGGCCCCGGCGTACGTCGGTGACGACCTGGCGCATCAGCGGGAACAGTTGCGCTGGTTCGGCGGGATGGTCGGCAACCACGTCGCGGATCTCGTGGCGCGCTACGGCGATTCCGGGCCGGTGCCGCCCGAACTGACCGACTACATCCGCGAGCGGCAGGGCTACGACTACGCCCACCACGGGCGGGCGGGCAATCCGTCGACCGACTTCGTCCCGGACGAGATCGTGGACCGGTTCTGCCTGCTCGGACCGTCTTCGGCACATGTGGAACGCCTGCAGGAGCTGGCTTCGCTCGGTGTCGACCAGTTCGCGCTGTACCTGATGCACGACCAGCGCGAAGAAACCCTGAAGCGCTACGGCTCGGAGGTCATCGACCGCTGA
- a CDS encoding alpha/beta hydrolase: MTRIRIAALPILTVLTLTALAAVTITPAVSAAPKGLDWGPCPSGSPPGYDCAEIEVPLSYQDPGGPRITLALGRLPATDQEHKRGTLFINPGGPGNPGRFSKFQTPSLHRQFDIVGFDPRGVGASTPVRCFTSDTETEPLKRILGNFPITTEQETRHFADVREVAASCGRNAGPLLGHLSTANVARDLDRLREAVGEPRLRYYGLSYGTYLGEVYANLFPHRVGALALDAVDDPIAWSTGHRPEDANVPFSTRLGGFRDADRALQAFLDTCAADTRCAFREPGTDLRAKYDALLDRLEATPGPITYQEVIRRTHHALTDEARSPALAEFLQSATNPVTTKAIPTPFDSALGGGGTICADTTNPRDPAAWPRAARAADRESRGFGSYDTYLSLPCAFWPASDPARYTGPWNRPTAPILLLANGKGDPETPYAGAKRTERILGNARLLTLDAWGHGAANRSACVDAALDVYLAHGRLPARGTVCAPDHAPFDAR; the protein is encoded by the coding sequence GTGACCAGAATCCGCATCGCCGCTCTGCCCATCCTCACTGTGCTCACCCTCACCGCACTCGCCGCCGTCACGATCACGCCCGCGGTCTCGGCCGCGCCGAAGGGACTCGACTGGGGCCCCTGCCCGTCCGGCTCGCCGCCGGGTTACGACTGCGCCGAGATCGAGGTCCCGTTGTCCTATCAGGACCCGGGCGGCCCGCGAATCACCCTCGCCCTCGGCCGTCTCCCGGCGACGGACCAGGAACACAAACGAGGCACCCTCTTCATCAACCCCGGCGGCCCCGGGAACCCCGGCCGCTTCAGCAAGTTCCAGACCCCGTCCCTGCACCGGCAGTTCGACATCGTCGGCTTCGACCCACGGGGTGTCGGTGCCAGCACACCGGTCCGCTGCTTCACCAGCGACACCGAAACGGAGCCGCTCAAGCGGATTCTGGGAAACTTCCCGATCACCACCGAACAGGAGACCCGGCACTTCGCCGACGTCCGCGAGGTCGCCGCCTCGTGCGGCCGCAACGCCGGGCCGCTGCTGGGGCACCTGTCCACCGCGAACGTCGCCAGGGATCTCGACAGGCTGCGCGAAGCCGTCGGCGAGCCCCGTCTGCGTTACTACGGGCTTTCCTACGGCACGTACCTGGGCGAGGTGTACGCCAACCTGTTCCCGCATCGCGTCGGCGCCTTGGCGCTGGACGCCGTCGACGACCCGATCGCCTGGTCCACCGGACACCGTCCGGAGGACGCGAACGTCCCGTTCAGCACCCGGCTCGGCGGCTTCCGGGACGCGGACCGCGCGCTCCAGGCGTTCCTCGACACGTGCGCGGCCGACACCCGGTGTGCGTTCCGCGAACCCGGGACCGATCTGCGGGCCAAGTACGACGCGCTCCTCGACCGGCTCGAAGCCACGCCGGGACCGATCACCTACCAAGAGGTCATCCGGCGTACCCACCACGCGCTGACCGACGAGGCCCGCTCCCCCGCGCTGGCGGAATTCCTTCAGTCCGCGACGAACCCCGTCACGACGAAGGCCATCCCGACGCCCTTCGATTCCGCGTTGGGTGGCGGCGGGACGATCTGCGCGGACACCACGAATCCGCGTGACCCGGCCGCCTGGCCCCGAGCCGCCCGCGCGGCCGACCGGGAAAGCCGCGGTTTCGGCTCGTACGACACGTATCTCTCCCTGCCGTGCGCCTTCTGGCCCGCCTCCGATCCGGCCCGGTACACGGGACCGTGGAACCGGCCGACCGCGCCGATCCTGTTGCTGGCCAACGGCAAGGGCGACCCGGAAACGCCGTACGCCGGGGCGAAACGGACCGAACGCATCCTCGGCAACGCGCGACTCCTGACGCTGGACGCCTGGGGGCACGGCGCCGCGAACCGCAGCGCCTGTGTCGACGCGGCACTCGACGTGTACCTGGCCCACGGGCGCCTTCCGGCGCGCGGCACCGTCTGCGCCCCGGATCACGCACCGTTCGACGCCAGGTAG
- a CDS encoding nitrilase-related carbon-nitrogen hydrolase codes for MSELVRAGLIQQRWTGDKESMIGGAVEAIGKAASQGAQVVCLQELFYGPYFCQVQDTDYYSYTEGIPDGPTTKLMQEVAERHGVVLVVPMYEVEQPGVYYNTAAVIDADGTYLGKHRKNHIPQVKGFWEKFYFRPGNLGYPVFDTAVGRIGVYICYERHFPEGWRALGLAGAKIVFNPSATSRGLSEYLWRLEQPAAAVANEYYVGTINRVGVEPLGDNDFYGQSYFADPRGQLVGEAASDTEEEVVVRDLDMAKLTAVRDLWAFYRDRRPDSYGPLAEA; via the coding sequence GTGAGCGAACTGGTCCGAGCCGGATTGATCCAGCAGCGGTGGACGGGTGACAAGGAGTCCATGATCGGAGGCGCGGTCGAAGCCATCGGCAAGGCCGCTTCGCAGGGCGCGCAGGTCGTCTGCCTGCAGGAGTTGTTCTACGGCCCGTATTTCTGCCAGGTGCAGGACACCGACTACTACTCCTACACCGAAGGCATCCCCGACGGGCCGACGACGAAGCTGATGCAGGAGGTCGCCGAGCGCCACGGTGTCGTGCTGGTCGTCCCGATGTACGAGGTCGAGCAGCCCGGCGTGTACTACAACACCGCCGCGGTGATCGACGCCGACGGCACCTATCTCGGCAAACACCGCAAGAACCACATCCCGCAGGTGAAGGGGTTCTGGGAGAAGTTCTACTTCCGTCCCGGGAACCTCGGCTACCCGGTGTTCGACACCGCCGTCGGCCGCATCGGCGTCTACATCTGTTACGAGCGGCATTTCCCGGAAGGCTGGCGCGCACTGGGCCTGGCGGGCGCGAAGATCGTGTTCAACCCGTCGGCGACGAGCCGGGGGCTTTCGGAGTACCTGTGGCGCCTGGAGCAGCCGGCGGCCGCCGTCGCGAACGAGTACTACGTCGGCACGATCAACCGCGTCGGTGTGGAACCTCTGGGCGACAACGACTTCTACGGTCAGTCGTATTTCGCGGACCCGCGCGGCCAGCTCGTCGGTGAGGCCGCGTCCGACACCGAGGAGGAAGTCGTCGTCCGCGACCTCGACATGGCGAAACTCACCGCAGTCCGGGATCTCTGGGCCTTTTACCGAGACCGCCGCCCCGACAGCTACGGGCCCCTCGCGGAGGCGTGA
- a CDS encoding FAD-dependent monooxygenase translates to MATSPWADPVRLSRYQFSARQAERYHEGRILLAGDAAHLLPSTGTAINVGMSDSVNLAWKLAAAIQGRAPEGLLDTYHAERHAAGARAVLQSRAQVALRRGHDEAAEALRAVFQELLDEEQTRN, encoded by the coding sequence GTGGCGACTTCCCCTTGGGCGGACCCGGTCCGGCTCTCGCGTTACCAGTTCTCCGCCCGCCAGGCGGAGCGCTACCACGAAGGGCGGATCCTGCTGGCGGGTGACGCGGCGCATCTGCTGCCGTCCACCGGCACGGCGATCAACGTCGGCATGTCCGATTCGGTCAACCTGGCGTGGAAGCTGGCCGCGGCGATCCAGGGCCGGGCGCCGGAAGGACTGCTGGACACCTATCACGCGGAACGGCACGCCGCCGGGGCGCGTGCGGTCCTGCAGTCCCGGGCGCAGGTCGCGTTGCGGCGCGGGCACGACGAAGCCGCTGAAGCGCTCCGCGCGGTGTTCCAGGAACTGCTGGACGAAGAACAGACCCGCAATTAG
- a CDS encoding serine hydrolase domain-containing protein: MIELKVDVDPAEVGFDAERLRRIDKHFDGYLERNRIPGYLAVVARNGKVAHLASNGQRDIEAGLPVETDTIWRVYSMTKPVTSVAAMMLVEAGLIDLKDPISRWLPEFSAPRVFAGGSPVKHATVPAAEPIRLWHLLTHTAGLTYGFHRTHPVDALYREAGFDLGTAPGLDLAGVSEAIARLPLLFQPGSEWNYSVATDILGRLVEVVSGQSLDAFFAERIFTPLGMHETGFQAAAGDLDRLAALYVPHPVTKEPFRHDELGNVGRVAPACFSGGGGLVSTAGDFHRFARMLVRGGELDGVRLLGPRTVRLMAANHLPGGVDLETYGRAGFSEAPYDGFGFGLGFSVLDDPVKAKTLASAGEFAWGGAASTAFWVDPDQDVTVLFFTQLLPSSTYPIRVELRNLVYQALVD; this comes from the coding sequence ATGATCGAGCTGAAGGTGGACGTCGACCCGGCCGAGGTGGGTTTCGACGCGGAGCGGTTGCGCCGGATCGACAAGCACTTCGACGGGTATTTGGAGCGCAACCGGATTCCGGGGTACCTGGCCGTGGTGGCCAGGAACGGGAAGGTCGCGCATCTCGCGTCGAACGGGCAGCGTGACATCGAGGCCGGGCTGCCGGTCGAGACCGACACGATCTGGCGCGTCTACTCGATGACGAAGCCGGTCACCTCCGTCGCGGCGATGATGCTCGTCGAAGCCGGGCTCATCGACCTCAAGGACCCGATCTCCCGCTGGCTGCCGGAGTTCTCGGCACCGCGGGTCTTCGCCGGTGGCTCGCCGGTGAAGCACGCGACCGTGCCCGCGGCCGAACCGATCCGCCTCTGGCATCTGCTCACCCACACCGCGGGGCTGACCTACGGGTTCCACCGCACGCATCCGGTCGACGCGCTCTACCGGGAGGCGGGGTTCGACCTCGGCACCGCGCCGGGGCTCGATCTGGCGGGTGTCTCCGAAGCGATCGCGCGGCTGCCGTTGTTGTTCCAGCCGGGTTCGGAATGGAACTATTCGGTCGCGACGGACATCCTCGGCAGGCTCGTCGAGGTCGTCTCCGGTCAGTCGCTCGACGCTTTCTTCGCCGAGCGGATCTTCACCCCGCTCGGCATGCACGAGACGGGGTTCCAGGCCGCCGCCGGCGACCTCGACCGGCTGGCCGCGCTCTACGTGCCGCATCCGGTCACCAAGGAACCGTTCCGGCACGACGAGCTGGGCAACGTCGGCCGTGTTGCGCCCGCGTGCTTCTCCGGCGGCGGGGGGCTGGTCTCCACGGCGGGTGACTTCCATCGGTTCGCCCGGATGCTGGTGCGTGGCGGCGAACTCGACGGCGTCCGGCTGCTCGGCCCGCGCACGGTGCGGCTCATGGCGGCCAACCACCTGCCCGGCGGGGTGGACCTGGAGACCTACGGGCGGGCCGGGTTCTCCGAGGCGCCGTACGACGGTTTCGGCTTCGGGCTGGGCTTTTCCGTGCTCGACGACCCGGTGAAGGCCAAGACCCTCGCCAGCGCGGGCGAATTCGCCTGGGGCGGCGCGGCGAGCACCGCGTTCTGGGTGGACCCGGACCAGGACGTCACGGTCCTGTTCTTCACCCAGTTGCTGCCCTCGTCGACCTATCCGATCCGCGTCGAATTGAGGAACCTGGTGTATCAGGCTTTGGTGGACTGA
- a CDS encoding styrene monooxygenase/indole monooxygenase family protein, translating into MRRIAVVGAGQAGLVLALGLRRHGYAVTVVTDRDAETIRAGGLISNQCVFHPALTRERALGINFWDGHAPELLGASFGLAGDSAEPAVSWQARFDQPAQSVDQRVKVSAWLTAFAERGGEVRIGKVTPEGLEEYAREFELVLVAAGRGPQFDALFPRADARSPHREPQRTIGILYLVSGRDEPLPVYPGLTFGLSPAGELFGLPIQSVRGPVFGLGFFGVPGGPMDVWDGVTGLDEHFALAKTLLREHFPWVEESLADARPSGPLDVLRGRVLPIVRHPVGTLPSGAKVLAMGDAAVTNDPIAGQGANMAAHAAAVYERRILDHGDRPFDEAFLHGTFAGYWEKAQHATRLSNDLLAPPPDHVLATLKAAQTAPEVARRFANIFSDPVDYARWLTDEDTARAYLASNGA; encoded by the coding sequence ATGCGCCGGATCGCGGTGGTCGGGGCCGGTCAAGCCGGGCTGGTCCTGGCCTTGGGCCTGCGGCGGCACGGGTACGCCGTCACCGTGGTCACCGACCGCGACGCCGAAACGATCCGCGCCGGCGGGCTCATCTCGAACCAGTGCGTGTTCCACCCCGCGCTGACCAGGGAACGCGCGCTGGGCATCAACTTCTGGGACGGGCACGCCCCGGAGCTCCTCGGCGCGTCGTTCGGGCTCGCCGGCGATTCCGCGGAGCCCGCCGTGTCGTGGCAGGCCCGGTTCGACCAGCCCGCGCAGTCGGTCGATCAACGGGTCAAGGTGTCCGCCTGGCTGACCGCCTTCGCCGAACGCGGCGGCGAGGTGCGGATCGGCAAGGTGACCCCGGAGGGCCTGGAGGAGTACGCCCGCGAGTTCGAACTCGTGCTGGTCGCGGCCGGACGAGGGCCGCAGTTCGACGCCCTCTTCCCGCGTGCCGACGCACGTTCCCCACACCGCGAGCCGCAGCGGACCATCGGGATCCTGTACCTCGTGTCCGGCCGGGACGAACCGCTTCCGGTGTATCCGGGCCTGACGTTCGGGCTCTCCCCGGCCGGTGAGCTGTTCGGGCTGCCGATCCAGTCCGTGCGCGGACCCGTCTTCGGGCTCGGTTTCTTCGGCGTGCCAGGCGGTCCCATGGACGTCTGGGACGGCGTCACCGGCCTCGACGAGCATTTCGCCCTCGCGAAGACGTTGCTGCGCGAGCACTTCCCGTGGGTCGAGGAGTCGCTCGCCGACGCGCGCCCCAGCGGGCCGCTCGACGTCCTGCGCGGCCGGGTCCTGCCGATCGTGCGCCATCCGGTCGGGACGCTGCCGTCGGGGGCGAAGGTCCTGGCGATGGGCGACGCCGCGGTGACGAACGATCCGATCGCCGGGCAGGGCGCGAACATGGCGGCGCACGCCGCGGCCGTCTACGAACGGCGCATCCTCGACCACGGTGACCGCCCGTTCGACGAAGCGTTCCTGCACGGCACTTTCGCCGGATACTGGGAAAAGGCGCAGCACGCGACCCGGCTGAGCAACGATCTCCTCGCTCCGCCGCCGGATCACGTGCTGGCCACCCTGAAAGCCGCGCAGACGGCGCCCGAGGTGGCGCGCCGGTTCGCGAACATCTTTTCCGACCCCGTCGACTACGCCCGCTGGCTCACCGACGAGGACACCGCCCGGGCCTACCTGGCGTCGAACGGTGCGTGA
- a CDS encoding NCS1 family nucleobase:cation symporter-1 → MEPTARGTQHVHPDGRVELGEAESLKDSRFYNEELAPVPVEKRTWTTYTYFALWMGMAHNIPSYALAASLIALGMNWVQALLTITIGNLIVLIPMLLNSHAGTKYGIPFPVFARAFFGLRGANLAALLRAFIACGWFGIQTWVGGEAIYIIVGRLAGSGWKDSTVVLGQHWTLWLSFGVFWLVQMLVIWRGMEAVRKFENWTAPLVSVGFLILLGYVLVKAGGFGPILAEPGKLGWGPDFWKVFAPALMAMIAFWSTLSLNMPDFTRFGGSQGKQVRGQLLGLPTTMTFIAIVAILTTSGGSVLYGEQIWDPAKLADRFDSPVVVVVALIALVLATVSANLAANVVSPSYDFSNAFPKKITFAAGGLITGIIGILIQPWRLYSDPSIYIFAWLGFYGGLLGAVAGVLVAGYWVVDRTRLELRDLYTERGVYWFTGGWNWRALVATLVGAVLSVGGAYGGPFPEDGLIPILKPLYDYNWVVGLAGAFVVHLLLSLSERNRTTHLEEDASERTGPSRIDPAAVDG, encoded by the coding sequence ATGGAGCCGACGGCACGCGGTACGCAGCACGTGCATCCTGATGGCCGGGTCGAACTCGGCGAGGCCGAGTCCCTGAAGGACAGCCGCTTCTACAACGAAGAACTCGCCCCGGTCCCGGTGGAGAAGCGCACCTGGACCACCTACACCTACTTCGCGCTGTGGATGGGCATGGCGCACAACATCCCGTCCTACGCGCTCGCCGCGTCGCTGATCGCGCTCGGGATGAACTGGGTGCAGGCGCTGCTCACGATCACCATCGGCAACCTGATCGTGCTGATCCCGATGCTGCTCAACAGCCACGCCGGGACGAAGTACGGCATCCCGTTCCCGGTGTTCGCCCGCGCCTTCTTCGGCCTGCGCGGCGCGAACCTGGCGGCGTTGCTGCGGGCGTTCATCGCGTGCGGCTGGTTCGGCATCCAGACCTGGGTCGGCGGCGAGGCGATCTACATCATCGTCGGGCGGCTCGCGGGCTCCGGCTGGAAGGACTCCACCGTCGTCCTCGGCCAGCACTGGACGCTGTGGCTTTCGTTCGGCGTGTTCTGGCTGGTGCAGATGCTCGTCATCTGGCGCGGGATGGAGGCGGTCCGCAAGTTCGAGAACTGGACGGCGCCGCTGGTGTCGGTCGGCTTCCTGATCCTGCTGGGCTACGTGCTGGTCAAGGCGGGCGGCTTCGGCCCGATCCTGGCCGAGCCCGGAAAACTCGGCTGGGGACCGGACTTCTGGAAGGTGTTCGCCCCGGCGCTGATGGCGATGATCGCGTTCTGGTCGACGCTTTCGCTGAACATGCCGGACTTCACCCGGTTCGGCGGCAGCCAGGGCAAGCAGGTCCGCGGCCAGCTCCTGGGCCTGCCGACCACGATGACGTTCATCGCGATCGTGGCCATCCTGACCACTTCGGGCGGCAGTGTCCTCTACGGCGAGCAGATCTGGGACCCGGCGAAACTGGCCGACCGGTTCGATTCGCCGGTCGTCGTGGTGGTCGCGCTGATCGCGCTGGTGCTGGCGACGGTGTCGGCGAACCTCGCGGCCAACGTGGTCAGCCCGTCCTACGACTTCTCCAACGCGTTCCCGAAGAAGATCACCTTCGCCGCCGGCGGGCTGATCACCGGGATCATCGGCATCCTCATCCAGCCGTGGCGGCTCTACTCCGATCCGAGCATCTACATCTTCGCGTGGCTCGGCTTCTACGGCGGCTTGCTCGGCGCGGTCGCCGGGGTGCTCGTCGCCGGCTATTGGGTGGTCGACCGCACGCGCCTCGAGCTGCGGGATCTCTACACCGAACGCGGCGTCTACTGGTTCACCGGAGGCTGGAACTGGCGTGCGCTCGTCGCGACCCTGGTCGGTGCCGTGCTCTCGGTCGGTGGCGCGTACGGCGGACCATTCCCCGAGGACGGGCTGATCCCGATCCTGAAACCGCTCTACGACTACAACTGGGTCGTCGGCCTGGCGGGAGCTTTCGTCGTCCACCTGCTGCTGTCCCTGTCCGAACGCAACCGCACCACCCATCTCGAGGAGGATGCAAGTGAGCGAACTGGTCCGAGCCGGATTGATCCAGCAGCGGTGGACGGGTGA
- the hydA gene encoding dihydropyrimidinase, which produces MTTLVSGGQVLSTAGASAADVLVDGETISAVGAPGTLGPADSVIDATGKYVLPGGIDAHTHLEMPFGGTQSVDTFGTGTTAAAWGGTTTIIDFAVQAKGTSLLSTLDEWHAKAGGNCAIDYGFHMIVSDVDDSSLKEMQACVDGGVGSFKMFMAYPGVFYSTDGEILLAMQKAREIGATIMMHAENGIAIDQLAAQAFAAGKIDPVQHGLTRPPELEGEATSRAIQLAKVTGAPLYIVHLSASQALAAVAEARDHGQNVFAETCPQYLYLSIEDLAKPDFEGAKYVASPPLREKSHQADLWRGLRTNDLSVVSTDHCPFCFKDQKELGRGDFRAIPNGIPGVEHRMDLLHQGVVAGELTLGRWVETCSTTPARMFGLYPRKGVIAAGSDADIVVYDPAAKQTLSVETHHMNVDYSAYEGLEITGKVETVLSRGRVVVSPSGFSGSTTHGKFLSRDLNQYLN; this is translated from the coding sequence ATGACCACCCTCGTCAGCGGCGGGCAGGTGCTGTCCACGGCGGGCGCCTCGGCGGCGGACGTCCTCGTCGACGGCGAGACGATCTCGGCCGTCGGCGCCCCCGGCACGCTGGGGCCCGCCGACTCGGTGATCGACGCCACCGGGAAGTACGTGCTGCCCGGCGGGATCGACGCGCACACCCATCTGGAGATGCCGTTCGGCGGGACGCAGTCCGTCGACACCTTCGGCACCGGGACGACGGCTGCGGCGTGGGGCGGCACGACCACGATCATCGACTTCGCCGTCCAGGCCAAGGGCACGTCACTGCTGTCCACCCTGGACGAATGGCACGCGAAGGCCGGCGGCAACTGCGCCATCGACTACGGCTTCCACATGATCGTCTCCGACGTCGACGATTCGTCACTGAAGGAGATGCAGGCCTGTGTCGACGGCGGCGTCGGCAGTTTCAAGATGTTCATGGCCTATCCCGGGGTGTTCTACTCCACGGACGGCGAGATCCTGCTGGCCATGCAGAAGGCGCGTGAGATCGGCGCGACGATCATGATGCACGCGGAGAACGGCATCGCGATCGACCAGCTGGCCGCGCAGGCGTTCGCCGCCGGGAAGATCGATCCGGTCCAGCACGGGCTCACCCGGCCGCCGGAACTGGAGGGCGAGGCGACCTCGCGCGCGATCCAGCTGGCCAAGGTGACCGGGGCACCGCTGTACATCGTGCACCTCTCGGCGTCCCAGGCGCTGGCCGCGGTCGCGGAAGCGCGTGACCACGGGCAGAACGTCTTCGCGGAGACGTGTCCGCAGTATCTGTATCTGTCCATCGAGGATTTGGCGAAACCGGATTTCGAGGGTGCGAAGTACGTCGCCTCTCCCCCGTTGCGCGAGAAGTCGCATCAGGCGGATCTGTGGCGCGGGCTGCGCACCAACGACCTCTCGGTGGTGTCCACGGATCACTGTCCTTTCTGTTTCAAGGATCAGAAAGAACTCGGCCGCGGTGACTTCCGCGCGATTCCCAACGGGATCCCCGGCGTCGAGCACCGGATGGACCTGCTGCACCAGGGCGTCGTGGCGGGCGAGCTCACCCTCGGCCGCTGGGTCGAGACCTGCTCGACCACCCCGGCGCGGATGTTCGGGCTGTATCCGCGCAAGGGCGTCATCGCGGCGGGTTCGGACGCCGACATCGTCGTCTACGACCCGGCGGCGAAGCAGACCCTGTCGGTCGAGACGCACCACATGAACGTGGACTACTCGGCCTACGAAGGACTGGAGATCACCGGCAAGGTCGAGACGGTGCTCTCGCGCGGCCGCGTGGTCGTGTCGCCGTCCGGCTTCTCGGGCAGTACGACGCACGGGAAATTCCTCTCGCGCGACCTGAACCAGTACCTGAACTGA
- a CDS encoding response regulator transcription factor produces MLVVEDDVTIAESIAARLRAEGFAVDLAHDGPSGVGTDAEREPDLVVLDVMLPGFDGLEVCRRIQARRPVPVLMLTARSDETDMLIGLGVGADDYLTKPFSMRVLSARVHALLRRVERSARADVSEAGTKIVLGDLEIDVEQRRVTRAGNPAQLTPIEFDLLVHFAKRPRAVQPRERLLSEVWDWDVAGTGSGTRAVDSHIKALRRKLGADLIRTVHGVGYALEVGS; encoded by the coding sequence GTGCTGGTCGTCGAGGACGACGTGACGATCGCCGAAAGCATCGCCGCGCGGCTGCGGGCCGAAGGATTCGCCGTGGACCTGGCCCACGACGGCCCTTCCGGTGTCGGGACCGACGCCGAGCGGGAGCCGGATCTGGTGGTGCTCGACGTGATGCTGCCGGGCTTCGACGGGCTCGAGGTCTGCCGCCGGATCCAGGCCCGCCGTCCGGTCCCGGTGCTGATGCTGACCGCCCGTTCGGATGAGACGGACATGCTGATCGGCCTCGGCGTCGGCGCCGACGACTACCTCACCAAACCGTTCTCCATGCGGGTGCTCTCGGCGAGGGTGCACGCGCTGCTGCGCCGCGTCGAACGGTCGGCCCGGGCCGACGTGAGTGAAGCGGGCACGAAAATCGTGCTCGGCGACCTCGAAATCGACGTCGAGCAGCGGCGGGTCACGCGGGCGGGCAATCCGGCCCAGCTGACGCCGATCGAGTTCGACCTCCTCGTCCACTTCGCGAAACGCCCGAGGGCGGTCCAGCCGAGGGAACGCCTGCTGAGCGAGGTCTGGGACTGGGACGTCGCGGGCACGGGCTCGGGCACCCGCGCGGTCGACAGCCACATCAAGGCGCTGCGCCGCAAACTGGGCGCGGACCTCATCCGCACCGTGCACGGCGTCGGTTACGCGCTGGAGGTGGGCTCGTGA